The Halobellus sp. MBLA0158 genome has a window encoding:
- a CDS encoding proteasome assembly chaperone family protein encodes MAGASDREPDFTITHDADPSETLLVGLSSFGLAGLTAVDYLVDHLDLREQGHLSAEGLPTVTPFEEGRPRHHTRLFSRDDLDVSVLVGELFVPVGAGRAFADAILDWTEANGVRDVAILSGVPIPHGPDDHRTYYIATDDYRERYLGESPIPPMGRGFLDGTNAALIERGLDSPLGVCTYVTPVHARVPDVEASIRLVETVQSVYGLDVDAGPLEAFAGEIEQYYAELAERMDARDEDLPEDRMYM; translated from the coding sequence ATGGCAGGCGCCTCCGACCGCGAGCCCGACTTCACGATCACCCACGACGCCGACCCGAGCGAGACGCTTCTCGTCGGCCTCTCGTCGTTCGGCCTCGCGGGGCTGACCGCCGTCGACTACCTCGTCGATCACCTCGACCTCCGCGAGCAGGGCCACCTCTCGGCGGAGGGGCTCCCCACCGTCACGCCCTTCGAGGAGGGTCGACCGCGACATCACACCCGGCTGTTCTCCCGCGACGACCTCGACGTCTCGGTCCTCGTCGGCGAGCTGTTCGTCCCCGTCGGCGCCGGGCGGGCCTTCGCGGACGCGATCCTCGACTGGACCGAGGCGAACGGCGTCCGCGACGTGGCGATCCTCTCGGGCGTGCCCATCCCCCACGGGCCGGACGACCACCGGACGTACTACATCGCGACCGACGACTACCGCGAGCGGTACCTCGGGGAGTCCCCGATCCCGCCGATGGGGCGGGGGTTCCTCGACGGGACCAACGCGGCGCTCATCGAGCGCGGCCTCGACTCGCCGCTCGGCGTCTGCACGTACGTGACGCCCGTCCACGCCCGCGTGCCCGACGTCGAGGCGTCGATCCGCCTCGTCGAGACGGTCCAGTCGGTGTACGGCCTCGACGTCGACGCCGGCCCGCTCGAAGCGTTCGCGGGCGAGATCGAACAGTACTACGCCGAACTCGCCGAGCGGATGGACGCCCGCGACGAAGACCTCCCCGAGGATCGGATGTATATGTGA
- a CDS encoding bifunctional metallophosphatase/5'-nucleotidase — protein sequence MPRLLHYSDIENVYDDPVRVGRLAGAVRSLDGPDAVVCGSGDDTAPGVLSLIERGRQALDFFRAVDADVETFGNHDFDYGPAAARDLVADAPQTWLSANVFDADGERFAGDHVAPATVIEVDGARLGFFGVTDPATPSLNPMAGDIRVTDPYEAAAEAVASLRERDVDYVVAVSHLGGGDDELVRRVDVDLVLGGHVHAERRERVTGTPLLRPGANGHVIFEVRLGDGIDVVRHETGDAPVAEDVVEALEGRVDAAGLDEVVARVAEPLDRSEETVFGGECRLGNFVADAYRWSLGADVGLQNSGGIRNGPPLSGDVTVADLVSVIPFEEHVVRAEVTGAELREIARESAASVVDFGEPGWWHGHFSGLSVRWDDGSDELLSVRVGGEPIDPERRYTIATSAYLLHTDHEFPTLGERHRAGEGDIQFEVLAAYAREFGVGAAVEGRVRRYGADEAESALRGESE from the coding sequence ATGCCGCGTCTCCTCCACTACTCTGACATCGAGAACGTCTACGACGACCCGGTCCGCGTGGGTCGGCTGGCGGGCGCGGTGCGCTCGCTCGACGGCCCGGACGCGGTGGTCTGCGGCAGCGGCGACGACACCGCGCCGGGCGTGCTCTCGCTCATCGAGCGCGGCCGGCAGGCGCTCGATTTCTTCCGCGCTGTCGACGCCGACGTCGAGACCTTCGGCAACCACGACTTCGACTACGGGCCGGCGGCGGCGCGGGACCTCGTCGCCGACGCGCCCCAGACTTGGCTCTCCGCGAACGTCTTCGACGCCGACGGCGAGCGCTTCGCGGGCGACCACGTCGCCCCCGCGACCGTGATCGAGGTCGACGGGGCGCGCCTGGGGTTCTTCGGCGTCACCGACCCGGCGACGCCGTCGCTGAATCCGATGGCCGGCGACATCCGGGTCACGGACCCCTACGAGGCCGCCGCCGAGGCCGTCGCATCCCTCCGCGAGCGTGACGTCGACTACGTCGTCGCCGTCTCGCACCTGGGCGGTGGCGACGACGAACTGGTCCGCCGGGTCGACGTCGACCTCGTCCTCGGGGGGCACGTCCACGCCGAGCGCCGGGAGCGGGTCACCGGGACGCCCCTGCTCCGGCCGGGCGCGAACGGTCACGTGATCTTCGAGGTCCGCCTCGGCGACGGGATCGACGTCGTACGCCACGAGACGGGCGACGCGCCAGTCGCCGAGGACGTCGTCGAGGCCCTCGAAGGCCGCGTCGACGCCGCCGGCTTGGACGAGGTGGTCGCCCGCGTTGCGGAGCCACTGGACCGGAGCGAGGAGACGGTCTTCGGCGGCGAGTGCCGACTCGGCAACTTCGTCGCCGACGCCTACCGGTGGTCGCTCGGCGCCGACGTCGGCCTCCAGAACAGCGGCGGGATCCGCAACGGGCCGCCGCTGTCGGGCGACGTGACCGTCGCCGACCTCGTGAGCGTCATCCCCTTCGAGGAGCACGTCGTCCGCGCGGAGGTCACCGGCGCGGAACTCCGCGAGATCGCCCGCGAGTCCGCGGCCAGCGTCGTCGACTTCGGCGAGCCCGGCTGGTGGCACGGCCACTTCTCGGGGCTGTCCGTCCGCTGGGACGACGGCTCCGACGAGCTGCTCTCGGTCCGCGTCGGCGGCGAGCCGATCGATCCCGAGCGGCGCTACACGATCGCTACGTCCGCCTATCTCCTGCATACGGACCACGAGTTCCCGACGCTCGGCGAGCGACACCGCGCGGGCGAGGGCGACATCCAGTTCGAGGTGCTCGCCGCCTACGCCCGGGAGTTCGGCGTCGGCGCGGCCGTCGAGGGGCGCGTCCGGCGATACGGAGCCGACGAGGCGGAGTCGGCGCTCCGCGGGGAGTCGGAATGA
- a CDS encoding DNA replication complex subunit Gins51, whose product MDLDELRSVQRTERQKDSLQHLRDSFYEDVADYIADRKAERKRLAQDADDPFSDPDVGRLTDEIETAEDVVEAIYERRVGKVVKLASFAAADMNADTGGLTAEERNLFEDLVARIKGNRETVLDVLAGEGGSSGESPATSPSTPSESAAAGGADPTPADPSRAPESEPQQSASPAADDGASASDGTPPTPDDVLAEAMGGGSASGEAASADPTESEGSDPTVPPDAPPDAVAADAPVVGDEQSDQGPNREPTNGDGRDEASDPPGGPEAVRDGGVAAAADSGGSATDSAGEAAGDDAAATAESASDSDARTGDTERVTLKITEDVGRIFGVDEREYDLASEDVVTLPTTNAGPLIERDAAERLE is encoded by the coding sequence ATGGATCTAGACGAGCTGCGGAGCGTCCAGCGGACCGAGCGTCAGAAGGACAGCCTCCAGCACCTCCGCGACTCGTTCTACGAGGACGTCGCCGACTACATCGCCGACCGGAAGGCAGAGCGCAAGCGCCTCGCCCAGGATGCGGACGACCCGTTCTCGGACCCCGACGTGGGGCGGCTGACCGACGAGATCGAGACCGCAGAGGACGTCGTCGAGGCCATCTACGAGCGCCGCGTCGGCAAGGTCGTCAAGCTGGCGTCGTTCGCGGCCGCGGATATGAACGCCGACACCGGCGGCCTGACGGCCGAAGAGCGGAACCTCTTCGAGGACCTCGTGGCGCGGATCAAGGGGAACCGCGAGACCGTCCTCGACGTCCTCGCCGGCGAGGGAGGCTCGTCGGGGGAGTCGCCGGCGACGTCACCGTCGACGCCGTCGGAATCGGCCGCGGCCGGCGGCGCGGACCCCACGCCGGCCGACCCCTCGCGAGCGCCCGAATCGGAGCCCCAACAGAGCGCGTCGCCAGCGGCGGACGACGGCGCCTCAGCGTCCGACGGGACGCCGCCGACGCCGGACGACGTCCTCGCCGAGGCGATGGGCGGCGGCTCGGCCTCCGGCGAGGCCGCGTCCGCGGACCCGACCGAGAGCGAGGGGTCGGATCCGACGGTCCCCCCGGACGCCCCGCCCGATGCGGTCGCGGCGGACGCCCCGGTCGTCGGCGACGAGCAGAGCGACCAAGGCCCAAACCGAGAGCCGACGAACGGTGACGGCCGCGACGAGGCTTCCGACCCGCCGGGTGGACCGGAGGCCGTCCGCGACGGAGGCGTCGCCGCGGCCGCCGACTCGGGAGGGTCCGCGACCGACTCCGCTGGTGAGGCCGCCGGCGACGACGCGGCGGCCACTGCCGAGTCCGCGTCCGACTCCGACGCCCGAACCGGGGACACAGAGCGCGTGACGCTCAAGATCACAGAGGACGTGGGGCGGATCTTCGGCGTCGACGAGCGGGAGTACGACCTCGCCTCCGAGGACGTCGTCACCCTCCCGACGACCAACGCGGGGCCGCTCATAGAGCGGGACGCGGCCGAGCGACTGGAGTGA
- the priS gene encoding DNA primase small subunit PriS: protein MESRTRTYLEGRFGDYYRRSDVALPPAAERREWGHIPWSAGSTTMVRHQSLLDIGDLSDFLHRTAPRHVYFSSARFADPGAGSMDEKGWQSADLVFDLDADHLPAVDPAEASYAEMLAACKEELLNLLSFVDDDFDFSDVTVVFSGGRGYHVHVRDPEVRGLDSEARREIVDYVRAIDLDVDGLIETRSVRGTTRRMLRRRGGWGARVHRRLVDLSERLREMDEGDALDRLQELEGIGAGRAETILGQIEHNFDAIREGNVEAGGPGTRILVEALAEEAIEAETAPIDEPVTTDTKRLIRLPGSLHGGSGLAVTPLDRDEIEAFRPLEDAIPDRFRGREIRVSVTEPGPVDFDGDTFTIPEGEQSVEECLGIFLMTRGRAEKIKE from the coding sequence ATGGAGTCGCGCACGCGGACCTACCTGGAGGGGCGGTTCGGCGACTACTACCGCCGGAGCGACGTCGCCCTGCCGCCCGCGGCCGAGCGCCGCGAGTGGGGGCACATCCCCTGGAGCGCGGGCTCGACCACGATGGTCCGACACCAGTCGCTGCTGGACATCGGCGACCTCTCGGACTTCCTCCACCGGACCGCGCCGCGGCACGTCTACTTCTCGTCGGCGCGCTTCGCCGACCCCGGCGCGGGCTCGATGGACGAGAAGGGCTGGCAGTCCGCGGACCTCGTCTTCGACCTCGACGCCGATCACCTCCCGGCCGTCGATCCCGCGGAGGCCTCCTACGCGGAGATGCTCGCGGCCTGCAAGGAGGAGCTCCTGAACCTCCTTTCGTTCGTCGACGACGACTTCGACTTCTCGGACGTCACGGTGGTCTTCTCCGGCGGCCGGGGCTACCACGTCCACGTCCGCGACCCCGAGGTCCGGGGGCTGGACAGCGAGGCCCGCCGGGAGATCGTCGACTACGTCCGGGCGATCGACCTCGACGTCGACGGCCTGATCGAGACGCGCTCGGTCCGGGGGACGACCCGGCGGATGCTCCGCCGCCGCGGCGGGTGGGGCGCCCGCGTCCACCGGCGGCTCGTCGACCTGTCCGAGCGCCTGCGGGAGATGGACGAGGGCGATGCGCTCGATCGCCTCCAGGAGCTGGAGGGGATCGGCGCCGGGCGCGCGGAGACGATCCTCGGCCAGATCGAGCACAACTTCGACGCGATCCGCGAGGGCAACGTCGAGGCCGGCGGCCCGGGCACGCGGATCCTCGTCGAGGCGCTCGCCGAGGAGGCGATCGAGGCGGAGACCGCGCCGATCGACGAGCCCGTGACGACGGACACGAAGCGGCTCATCCGCCTGCCGGGGAGCCTCCACGGCGGGTCCGGCCTCGCGGTGACGCCGCTCGATCGCGACGAGATCGAGGCGTTCAGGCCGCTTGAGGACGCGATCCCGGACCGCTTCCGCGGGCGGGAGATCCGGGTCTCTGTCACCGAGCCCGGCCCGGTCGACTTCGACGGCGACACGTTTACTATCCCGGAGGGAGAGCAATCCGTAGAAGAGTGCCTCGGGATCTTCTTGATGACCCGGGGACGCGCGGAGAAGATCAAAGAGTGA
- a CDS encoding dodecin, which translates to MVFKKVTLIGRSGESFDEAVDDAIDRAEETLDNVHWIEVDELGVEIASVEDREYQAEVTVAFQLRDGD; encoded by the coding sequence ATGGTCTTCAAGAAGGTCACCCTAATCGGTCGTAGCGGAGAGAGCTTCGACGAGGCGGTCGACGACGCGATCGACCGCGCGGAGGAGACGCTCGACAACGTCCACTGGATCGAGGTGGACGAACTCGGCGTCGAGATCGCCTCCGTCGAAGACAGAGAGTACCAGGCGGAGGTCACCGTCGCGTTCCAGCTCCGAGACGGCGACTAG
- the bcp gene encoding thioredoxin-dependent thiol peroxidase, which yields MLDQGAPAPNFELPDQYGERASLADHRGEYVVVYFYPRADTPGCTTEACGFRDVYDEFEARGVTVFGISDDPVSDLADFADDYDLPFRLLSDEDGAVASAYDSYGEKNMFGNTFDGVFRNTYVVDPEGEIALAYEGVSPEDHAVEILDDLADLGVEA from the coding sequence GTGCTCGACCAAGGCGCCCCCGCACCGAACTTCGAGTTGCCCGACCAGTACGGCGAGCGCGCCTCGCTCGCGGACCACCGCGGCGAGTACGTCGTAGTCTACTTCTACCCCCGCGCCGACACGCCAGGGTGTACGACCGAGGCCTGCGGCTTCCGCGACGTCTACGACGAGTTCGAAGCGCGCGGCGTGACGGTGTTCGGCATCAGCGACGACCCCGTCTCTGACCTCGCGGACTTCGCCGACGACTACGACCTGCCGTTCCGACTGCTCTCCGACGAGGACGGCGCCGTCGCGAGCGCCTACGACTCCTACGGCGAGAAGAATATGTTCGGCAACACCTTCGACGGCGTGTTCCGGAACACCTACGTCGTCGATCCCGAGGGCGAGATCGCGCTCGCCTACGAGGGCGTCTCGCCCGAGGACCACGCCGTCGAGATCCTCGACGACCTGGCCGACCTCGGCGTCGAAGCCTGA
- the trmB gene encoding HTH-type sugar sensing transcriptional regulator TrmB: protein MADELRTTLERVGERFNLGEYEIEAYLAVLEHGELTASEIADGTEIPQPRVYDTVRSLSDRGLVELRESRPMKVVAVDPDDAFGNVKQSLDDLVSELEARYTAPARDTEAVSLVKSRSTILRYIEEIIDDAEYELVLSLTPDLLRRFRDDLAAAIDDGVSIDLLVTPASRAPDPEEFDYLEIATVARARRGITTPVLAVADGNYSIYATQDALRDDRDRYGVIFNRSALGFLVSGFFGTVLWTTAETLVADGKRRPFPRRYASIRRAVKDVREFDGPFYASVTGRDVETGDPVLVEGEVETTTFEETEEVASLRLETEEGILEVGGLVASLEDVEAQEIILGRDGIPDRDQFE from the coding sequence ATGGCAGACGAACTCCGGACGACGCTCGAACGCGTCGGAGAGCGATTCAACCTCGGCGAGTACGAGATCGAGGCCTACCTGGCCGTCCTCGAACACGGCGAGCTGACGGCCTCGGAGATCGCCGACGGGACCGAGATCCCCCAACCGCGGGTGTACGACACCGTTCGGAGCCTCTCGGACCGCGGCCTCGTCGAACTGCGGGAGTCGCGGCCGATGAAGGTCGTCGCCGTCGACCCCGACGACGCCTTCGGGAACGTGAAGCAGTCGCTCGACGACCTGGTCTCGGAACTGGAGGCCCGATACACCGCGCCGGCGCGGGACACCGAGGCCGTCTCGCTGGTGAAGTCGCGGTCGACGATCCTCCGGTACATCGAGGAGATCATCGACGACGCCGAGTACGAGCTCGTGCTGTCGCTCACGCCGGACCTCCTCCGTCGCTTCCGCGACGACCTCGCGGCCGCGATCGACGACGGCGTGAGCATCGACCTGCTCGTGACGCCCGCCTCGCGCGCGCCCGACCCCGAGGAGTTCGACTACCTGGAGATCGCCACCGTCGCCCGCGCCCGCCGCGGGATCACGACGCCCGTGCTGGCGGTCGCCGACGGCAACTACTCGATCTACGCGACCCAGGACGCCCTCCGCGACGACCGCGACCGCTACGGCGTCATCTTCAACCGCTCGGCGCTCGGCTTCCTGGTCTCGGGCTTCTTCGGGACCGTCCTGTGGACGACCGCGGAGACGCTCGTCGCAGACGGCAAGCGCCGGCCCTTCCCGCGCCGCTACGCGTCGATCCGCCGCGCGGTGAAGGACGTCCGGGAGTTCGACGGGCCGTTCTACGCGTCGGTGACGGGACGGGACGTCGAGACGGGCGACCCCGTCCTCGTCGAGGGCGAGGTCGAGACGACGACGTTCGAAGAGACGGAGGAGGTCGCCTCGCTCCGCCTGGAGACCGAGGAGGGCATCCTCGAAGTCGGCGGCCTCGTGGCCTCGCTCGAAGACGTCGAGGCCCAGGAAATCATCCTCGGGCGGGACGGGATCCCGGACCGCGACCAGTTCGAGTGA
- a CDS encoding universal stress protein gives MTRVVVPVRYPLSKHSRATLSEAIRIADEREAELTVLHVDLYQESHGVTRAELKRAVEVAFGPQDRTRYVVRRGFLVEETILEEVAADEADIVVLGSKQASRWRSMLRRFLDDPDIESYLREKLECTVITVQAE, from the coding sequence ATGACGCGCGTCGTGGTCCCCGTCCGGTATCCGCTGTCGAAGCACTCGCGAGCGACGCTGTCGGAGGCGATCCGGATCGCCGACGAGCGGGAGGCCGAGCTCACGGTCCTGCACGTCGACCTCTACCAGGAGAGCCACGGCGTGACCCGCGCCGAACTGAAGCGCGCGGTCGAGGTCGCCTTTGGCCCGCAGGACCGGACGCGGTACGTGGTCCGGCGGGGGTTCCTCGTCGAGGAGACCATCCTCGAGGAGGTCGCGGCCGACGAGGCCGACATCGTCGTCTTGGGCTCCAAACAGGCGAGCCGGTGGCGGAGTATGCTCCGGCGCTTCCTCGACGACCCCGACATCGAGTCGTACCTCCGCGAGAAGCTGGAGTGTACCGTGATCACCGTCCAGGCCGAGTAG
- a CDS encoding CDC48 family AAA ATPase gives MKLTVKPLKQKDAGRGLAAIDRQAAEEMGLEGGDYIRIDGKEGTAIARVWPGYPEDTGSGVIRIDGRLRQQANVGIDDRVEVEKADIKPAKSVSVALPQNLRISGNIGAHLRDKLAGQPVTQGQNIRVPFGFGFMSASNQPIPLKVASTEPEGTVVVTDSTEVTISQTPAEEIQSGADEESDTPNVTYEDIGGLDQELEQVREMIELPMRHPELFQRLGIEPPKGVLLHGPPGTGKTLIAKAVANEIDASFHTISGPEIMSKYYGESEEQLREIFEEAEESAPAIVFVDEIDSIAPKRGEAGGDVERRVVAQLLSLMDGLDERGEVVVIGATNRVDAIDPALRRGGRFDREIEIGVPDRDGRKEILQVHTRNMPLGEGVDLDEYAENTHGFVGADIESLAKEAAMTALRRIRPELDLESDEIDADVLDSIEVTKDDFKEAIKGIEPSALREVFVEVPDVTWEDVGGLEDTKERLRETIQWPLDYPEVFEAMDMQSAKGVLMYGPPGTGKTLLAKAVANESESNFISVKGPELLDKYVGESEKGVREIFKKARENAPTVVFFDEIDSIATERGSNTGDSGVSERVVSQLLTELDGLETLEDVVVVATTNRPDLIDSALLRPGRLDRHVHVPVPDEAARRAIFRVHTEHKPLADDVDLDSLARRTEGYVGADIEAVCREASMAASREFINSVSREEVADSIGNVRVTMDHFERALDEVGPSVTAETRERYEEIEDRFEKNEVEREPDAGVSRTFQ, from the coding sequence ATGAAGCTCACTGTCAAGCCCCTCAAGCAGAAGGACGCCGGCCGCGGGCTCGCGGCCATCGACCGCCAGGCCGCAGAGGAGATGGGCCTGGAGGGCGGCGACTACATCCGAATCGACGGCAAGGAAGGCACCGCCATCGCCCGCGTGTGGCCCGGCTACCCCGAGGACACGGGCTCCGGCGTCATTCGGATCGACGGCCGGCTCCGCCAGCAGGCGAACGTCGGCATCGACGACCGCGTCGAGGTCGAGAAGGCCGACATCAAGCCGGCCAAGTCCGTCTCGGTCGCGCTCCCGCAGAACCTCCGGATCAGCGGTAACATCGGCGCGCACCTCCGCGACAAGCTCGCGGGCCAGCCGGTCACCCAGGGGCAAAACATCCGCGTCCCCTTCGGATTCGGCTTTATGTCCGCGTCGAATCAGCCGATCCCGCTGAAGGTCGCCTCGACCGAGCCCGAGGGCACGGTCGTCGTCACCGACTCGACCGAGGTGACGATCAGCCAGACGCCCGCCGAGGAGATCCAGTCCGGCGCGGACGAGGAGAGCGACACGCCGAACGTCACCTACGAGGACATCGGCGGGCTCGACCAGGAGCTCGAACAGGTGCGGGAGATGATCGAACTCCCGATGCGGCACCCCGAACTGTTCCAGCGGCTCGGCATCGAGCCGCCGAAGGGCGTGCTCCTGCACGGCCCGCCGGGCACGGGGAAGACCCTGATCGCGAAGGCCGTCGCCAACGAGATCGACGCCTCCTTCCACACGATCTCGGGTCCCGAGATCATGTCGAAGTACTACGGGGAATCGGAGGAACAGCTCCGCGAGATCTTCGAGGAGGCCGAGGAGTCGGCGCCGGCGATCGTCTTCGTCGACGAGATCGACTCGATCGCGCCCAAGCGCGGCGAGGCCGGCGGCGACGTCGAGCGGCGCGTGGTCGCCCAACTGCTATCGCTGATGGACGGCCTCGACGAGCGCGGCGAGGTCGTCGTCATCGGCGCGACCAACAGAGTGGACGCGATCGACCCCGCGCTCCGGCGCGGCGGCCGCTTCGACCGCGAGATCGAGATCGGCGTGCCCGACAGGGACGGCAGAAAGGAGATCCTCCAGGTCCACACGCGGAACATGCCGCTCGGCGAGGGCGTCGACCTCGACGAGTACGCCGAGAACACCCACGGCTTCGTCGGCGCCGACATCGAGAGCCTCGCGAAGGAGGCCGCGATGACCGCACTGCGGCGGATCCGCCCCGAACTCGACCTCGAATCCGACGAGATCGACGCCGACGTGCTCGACTCGATCGAGGTCACGAAGGACGACTTCAAGGAGGCCATCAAGGGCATCGAGCCCTCGGCACTCCGCGAAGTGTTCGTCGAGGTGCCGGACGTCACCTGGGAGGACGTCGGCGGCCTCGAAGACACGAAGGAGCGCCTCCGCGAGACGATCCAGTGGCCGCTCGACTACCCCGAGGTCTTCGAGGCGATGGATATGCAGTCCGCCAAGGGCGTGCTGATGTACGGCCCGCCGGGCACGGGGAAGACCCTGCTCGCGAAGGCCGTCGCCAACGAGTCCGAGTCGAACTTCATCTCGGTGAAGGGCCCCGAACTCCTCGATAAGTACGTCGGCGAGTCCGAGAAGGGCGTCCGCGAGATCTTCAAGAAGGCCCGCGAGAACGCCCCGACCGTGGTGTTCTTCGACGAGATCGACTCGATCGCGACCGAGCGCGGCTCGAACACCGGCGACTCGGGCGTCTCCGAGCGCGTCGTCTCCCAGCTGCTCACCGAACTCGACGGGCTCGAAACCCTGGAGGACGTCGTCGTGGTCGCGACGACGAACCGCCCGGACCTGATCGACTCGGCGCTCCTGCGGCCGGGCCGGCTGGACCGCCACGTCCACGTGCCCGTCCCCGACGAGGCGGCCCGCCGGGCCATCTTCCGGGTCCACACCGAGCACAAGCCGCTGGCCGACGACGTCGACCTCGACTCGCTGGCCCGCCGGACCGAAGGCTACGTCGGCGCCGACATCGAGGCGGTCTGCCGCGAGGCCTCGATGGCCGCCAGCCGGGAGTTCATCAACAGCGTCTCCCGCGAGGAGGTCGCCGACTCGATCGGCAACGTCCGCGTGACGATGGACCACTTCGAGCGGGCGCTCGACGAGGTCGGCCCGAGCGTCACGGCCGAGACCCGCGAGCGCTACGAGGAGATCGAAGACCGCTTCGAGAAGAACGAGGTCGAGCGCGAACCCGACGCCGGCGTCAGCCGGACGTTCCAGTAG
- a CDS encoding mechanosensitive ion channel family protein: MQSATTAASTTAPASGPIAATVPQWLQFPGWRIVGAVLMLGLGVLLSRYVVRLVGRSVAKQFRRQSVAQTVLRLIRVSVVLLAAGGAARILGLEVGDLVLSVTVFSAVLGIVLAPIVGSIINGLFILADQPYEIGDLIELTDGRRAFVDEITIRYTKLFTLNNTFLVIPNSVIRDQLVTNYSAEDERVRLSLDVLVTYESDTERAKQLLRSAAADDEAVIGGGPDIRIGSARYPARPTVLRSEFADDGVLLRLRYWAHKPYKIPTVESRVRDRIWDGVAETDGDVEFAYPHRHLVFDDTSGTLDATVGKRGDRSDVAAEAAPATRRERDAEIADGPPSEGAPPGDASSGAGEE; the protein is encoded by the coding sequence ATGCAGTCGGCTACGACGGCCGCGAGCACCACGGCCCCCGCCAGCGGACCGATCGCGGCGACGGTGCCGCAGTGGCTCCAGTTCCCGGGGTGGCGGATCGTCGGCGCAGTCCTGATGTTGGGCCTCGGCGTCCTCCTCTCGCGGTACGTCGTCAGGCTGGTCGGGCGCTCTGTCGCCAAGCAGTTCCGACGCCAGAGCGTCGCACAGACCGTCTTGCGCCTGATTCGGGTCAGCGTCGTGCTGCTCGCCGCCGGCGGCGCGGCCAGGATTCTCGGCCTCGAAGTCGGCGATCTGGTCCTCTCGGTGACGGTGTTCTCGGCGGTCCTGGGTATCGTCCTCGCGCCGATCGTCGGGAGCATCATCAACGGCCTGTTCATCCTCGCCGACCAGCCGTACGAGATCGGCGACCTCATCGAACTGACCGACGGTCGCCGCGCCTTCGTCGACGAGATCACGATCCGCTACACGAAGCTGTTCACGCTCAACAACACCTTCCTCGTGATTCCGAACTCGGTGATCCGCGATCAGCTGGTCACGAACTACTCCGCCGAGGACGAGCGCGTTCGGCTCTCGCTCGACGTCCTCGTCACCTACGAGTCGGACACCGAGCGCGCGAAGCAGCTGCTCCGCAGCGCAGCCGCCGACGACGAGGCGGTCATCGGCGGCGGTCCGGACATCCGCATCGGGAGCGCCCGGTACCCCGCGCGGCCGACGGTCCTCCGCTCGGAGTTCGCCGACGACGGCGTGCTCCTCCGACTGCGCTACTGGGCGCACAAGCCGTACAAGATCCCGACCGTCGAGTCGCGGGTCCGCGACCGGATCTGGGACGGCGTCGCCGAGACCGACGGCGACGTCGAGTTCGCGTACCCGCACCGTCACCTCGTCTTCGACGACACGAGCGGGACGCTGGACGCGACGGTCGGGAAGCGAGGGGACCGATCCGACGTCGCCGCCGAAGCGGCGCCCGCGACGCGTCGGGAGCGGGACGCCGAGATCGCTGACGGGCCACCGTCGGAAGGCGCCCCGCCCGGAGACGCGTCCTCGGGCGCGGGCGAGGAGTGA
- a CDS encoding helix-turn-helix transcriptional regulator gives MEALRDDRLIAATVFVVATLVLTVQFLTPSPVVVSVGDGGATTTELGSYYTREDAALLAIAACLFGAAGTYLFASLRSDPATGENEADAQPEPETSNPGSESERESESAREDTRRDEWAATADRLAGTEETVYRTVLEAEGELPQAEVVERTDLSKATVSRVLDSLERRDLVDRRRRGLGNVVRLR, from the coding sequence ATGGAAGCCCTCCGAGACGACCGCCTGATCGCGGCGACGGTCTTCGTCGTCGCGACGCTGGTGTTGACGGTGCAGTTCCTCACCCCCTCGCCCGTCGTCGTGTCCGTCGGAGACGGCGGCGCAACGACGACCGAGCTGGGGAGCTACTACACGCGGGAGGACGCCGCCCTCCTCGCCATCGCGGCGTGCCTGTTCGGCGCGGCGGGGACCTACCTATTCGCCTCCCTCCGCAGCGATCCGGCGACAGGGGAAAACGAAGCCGACGCTCAGCCCGAACCCGAGACGTCGAATCCGGGGTCGGAGTCCGAACGGGAGTCGGAATCAGCACGCGAGGACACCCGCCGGGACGAGTGGGCGGCGACGGCGGACCGCCTCGCCGGCACCGAGGAGACCGTCTACCGGACCGTCCTGGAAGCGGAGGGAGAGCTCCCGCAGGCCGAGGTAGTGGAGCGGACCGACCTCTCGAAGGCGACCGTCAGTCGGGTGCTGGACAGCCTGGAGCGCCGGGATCTGGTGGATCGGCGTCGGCGCGGCCTGGGGAACGTCGTGCGCCTCCGCTGA